A stretch of Ipomoea triloba cultivar NCNSP0323 chromosome 13, ASM357664v1 DNA encodes these proteins:
- the LOC116002829 gene encoding monooxygenase 1-like isoform X1 — MEFAAAATEKHEIVIIGGGICGLATALALHRKGLKSIVLERSETLRAVGGGIGLLPNAWRALDQLGVGSRLRSMAVLLQGGRDISLDENKERKIEHVIGESRCVKRSDLITVLADELPIGTIRLGSEVVSIDLDSVTEMSRLLLTSGSYIDAEIVIGCEGGRSKVAELLGLKAPRAFDIGVFRGLTTYPNAHSMPHEFRRTTKGKIGVGMLPITQHLINWFVALPTHLLSGDKFPHDPKHIKQMTLELIKDFPSSIQETIELSDLDSLSTAHLRYRAPWDLLLGTMRKGTVTVAGDAMHVMGPFLGQGGAAGLEDAVVLGRCLDMAMSGIEGNNKKEKIAKIEAGLDQYVKERRMRVLGLSTLTYLIGIIVGSTSPIVKMVVGLAIAILFRDRAFHVQYDCGKL; from the exons atggaATTTGCAGCGGCGGCAACTGAAAAGCATGAGATAGTGATAATCGGTGGTGGCATTTGTGGACTTGCCACAGCCCTTGCTCTTCACAG GAAAGGATTGAAAAGTATAGTGTTAGAAAGATCGGAAACACTGCGAGCAGTAGGGGGAGGAATTGGGCTGTTGCCCAACGCATGGCGAGCACTTGATCAACTTGGTGTTGGGTCCCGCCTAAGAAGCATGGCTGTCCTTCTGCAGGG GGGACGCGATATCTCGCTTGACGAAAATAAAGAACGAAAGATAGAACATGT GATTGGAGAGTCACGTTGCGTGAAAAGGAGTGATCTTATCACAGTGTTGGCTGATGAATTACCGATTGGGACCATACGCCTTGGTTCTGAAGTTGTCTCCATTGACCTTGACTCTGTTACTGAAATGTCACGCCTTCTGCTCACTTCTGGGAGCTACATTGATGCAGag ATTGTGATAGGGTGTGAAGGAGGGAGGTCAAAAGTGGCAGAGTTGCTAGGGTTGAAGGCGCCAAGGGCATTTGATATTGGTGTATTTAGGGGCCTCACCACCTACCCAAATGCTCATTCAATGCCACATGAATTTCGCcgaacaacaaaaggaaaaattgGGGTTGGAATGCTTCCAATTACTCAACATTTGATCAATTGGTTTGTGGCCCTTCCAACGCACTTATTATCAG GAGATAAGTTTCCACATGATCCAAAACACATAAAACAGATGACCTTAGAGTTAATAAAGGACTTCCCTTCAAGCATACAAGAAACAATAGAATTGTCGGACCTGGATTCTCTGTCCACCGCGCACTTGAGGTATCGTGCACCATGGGACTTGCTCCTTGGGACCATGCGTAAAGGGACGGTTACAGTTGCGGGGGACGCAATGCATGTAATGGGCCCTTTCTTAGGGCAAGGTGGCGCCGCTGGGCTAGAAGACGCGGTGGTGCTGGGGAGATGCCTCGACATGGCAATGAGTGGGATTGAAGGCAACAACAAGAAGGAAAAGATTGCAAAAATTGAAGCCGGGTTGGATCAATATGTAAAGGAAAGGAGAATGCGGGTTTTGGGATTGTCCACTCTCACTTATCTCATTGGTATCATTGTGGGTAGCACATCCCCAATCGTAAAGATGGTTGTTGGCTTGGCCATAGCTATTCTGTTTAGGGATAGAGCATTCCATGTTCAGTATGATTGTGGTAAGCTCTAG